From Magnetococcales bacterium, the proteins below share one genomic window:
- a CDS encoding PhoX family phosphatase, whose protein sequence is MKTDPPPSVSTLEQLITQRTGRRQVLKGVAAGGALALVPFRTMATPAGDLSTLDFSPLAQTIEDDHRVADGYSTQVVIRWGDPVLPGAPPFAPLNQSARAQGMQFGYNNDFIAFRPLPRGSNNSDHGLLCVNHEFTNAELMFPGLVQEERACRISQEQADIEMAAHGHSIIEIRRGADGRWSVVADSPFNRRITARDTLFRLAGPAAGNSRMRTRQDPTGLHVTGSLNNCAGGVTPWGTLLLAEENFDKYFGGDPTGLDEEENLRIHGIKGRPAHGWHRYYDRFDCTREPNEANRFGWVVELDPYDPGMVPVKHTALGRFKHEAATVWTLPDGRVVVYSGDDERFECLYRFVSARSMDPTDPQGNRTLLDDGQLSVARFLADGRLEWLPLIWGEGPLTPENGFSGPADVLIETRRAARLLGATPMDRPEDVEPSPVTGKVYVALSNNSKRKPKGRDAANPRGPNTYGHILELIPPGEQNRLRHDAPVFNWEIFLLAGPFTDAKARYHPDTPVQGSWLGAPDNLCFDRKGRMWISTDQGEMQRVSGVPDGLYACDLEGPGRALTRFFFACPRDAEMSGPCFTPDDTTLFVSVQHPGDFPLSTFDWPSTRWPDFDDALPPRPAVVAITRKGGGPIGG, encoded by the coding sequence ATGAAGACCGACCCGCCTCCATCCGTTTCGACGTTGGAACAGTTGATCACCCAGAGAACCGGACGACGTCAGGTGCTCAAGGGAGTGGCTGCGGGAGGGGCGCTGGCGCTGGTGCCGTTTCGAACCATGGCGACACCTGCCGGGGATCTTTCAACCCTTGATTTTTCTCCTCTGGCACAAACGATCGAAGATGATCACCGGGTGGCGGATGGTTATTCGACCCAGGTCGTGATCCGCTGGGGTGATCCGGTCCTTCCGGGGGCGCCGCCGTTTGCCCCCCTGAACCAGAGCGCCCGTGCCCAGGGGATGCAGTTCGGCTACAACAATGATTTTATCGCCTTCCGGCCCCTTCCCCGAGGTTCCAACAACAGCGATCATGGCCTGTTGTGCGTCAATCATGAGTTCACCAACGCCGAACTCATGTTTCCCGGCCTGGTCCAGGAAGAACGCGCCTGCCGCATCAGTCAGGAACAGGCCGACATCGAAATGGCGGCCCATGGTCATTCGATCATTGAAATCAGGAGGGGCGCGGATGGTCGCTGGTCGGTTGTCGCCGATAGCCCCTTCAACCGCCGGATCACTGCCCGGGATACCCTTTTTCGTCTGGCCGGCCCCGCTGCCGGGAATTCGCGAATGAGGACCCGTCAGGATCCAACCGGTCTTCATGTCACCGGCAGCCTCAACAATTGCGCCGGAGGGGTCACCCCCTGGGGCACGCTGCTTCTCGCCGAGGAAAATTTTGACAAATATTTCGGCGGCGATCCCACGGGACTCGACGAGGAGGAAAACCTGCGTATCCATGGCATCAAGGGTCGCCCCGCCCATGGTTGGCATCGATATTATGATCGCTTCGATTGCACCAGGGAACCCAACGAAGCCAATCGATTCGGTTGGGTTGTGGAACTGGACCCTTACGACCCTGGCATGGTTCCGGTCAAACATACCGCCCTGGGCCGGTTCAAACACGAAGCGGCCACGGTCTGGACGCTGCCGGACGGGCGCGTCGTGGTGTACAGTGGCGATGATGAACGTTTCGAATGCCTCTACCGCTTTGTCAGTGCCCGCTCCATGGACCCCACGGATCCGCAAGGGAATCGTACTCTGCTTGACGATGGCCAGTTGAGCGTTGCCCGGTTCCTCGCCGACGGACGTCTCGAATGGCTTCCCCTGATCTGGGGCGAGGGGCCCTTGACTCCAGAAAACGGTTTTTCCGGTCCCGCCGACGTGCTGATCGAAACGCGCCGTGCCGCCAGGCTTCTGGGGGCCACCCCCATGGACCGCCCCGAGGATGTCGAACCGAGCCCGGTCACCGGCAAGGTCTACGTCGCCTTGAGCAACAACAGCAAACGAAAACCTAAGGGGCGCGACGCCGCCAACCCCAGGGGACCCAACACCTACGGCCACATCCTCGAACTGATCCCCCCCGGAGAACAGAACCGTTTGCGCCATGACGCCCCTGTCTTCAACTGGGAAATTTTCCTTCTGGCCGGGCCATTCACCGATGCCAAGGCGCGATACCATCCCGATACCCCGGTTCAAGGCAGTTGGCTCGGCGCTCCGGACAATCTTTGTTTTGACCGCAAGGGAAGAATGTGGATTTCCACCGATCAGGGCGAAATGCAACGGGTCAGTGGCGTTCCCGACGGCCTTTACGCCTGCGATCTGGAAGGACCGGGACGGGCCCTGACCCGTTTTTTCTTTGCCTGCCCCCGCGATGCCGAAATGAGCGGTCCCTGTTTCACCCCCGACGATACCACGCTTTTCGTCTCGGTCCAGCATCCAGGCGATTTTCCCCTCTCCACCTTCGATTGGCCCAGCACCCGCTGGCCCGATTTCGACGATGCCCTCCCTCCCAGGCCCGCGGTCGTCGCCATCACCCGCAAAGGAGGAGGCCCCATCGGCGGATAG
- a CDS encoding glycosyltransferase, which translates to MPAEHILSPNDPRYRLLEKELFHTLGTNLDCLDKNNPDLAKKLRAKKKTTRLDLRVVMVDGKMTSLILNLGNYQSFEMMNPNMREGIEERVSQMDIKQTVPLIFGVESGYEFLVLNDFTRLTDSISRDLKIERPVYVVEPVIERLLVILCMFDLCSIFQEGRFFFFVGTNALKEFAEYLIHPDVMLPNTFICAKNDENLARMINDLIRKCLEFRKENIRRHIEQVQSYYRSLQDNHWSRIYRHNPDRPLRILGLTSRFTTFLQYATRDMLDGFKQLGHETKIVIESHGTHRINTLSTFKAFSEFKPDMIFMMDHFRWEHDFRFMDRVPVVTWIQDALENIVTDRTDITLTDRDFVFCFSDLWLRDGTFDRPIYRGKKIHFLPVGINTNVFHPEPEISKDIDVLFVTHLVNPIRTLLPFRNPSWDPGLIGKEPKIGDLELDATTLKNIYFSLIAALDSFSYQQLCHHVVRPELLQELGRNIFQANGIAPHLVPPSFLSGIESPICMEVLSLIKAIPMIHLQEHGIDVHIYGKNWERFSQLGPRLKGPANNGQELNRLMNRSRICINNSAGTSLHMRALEILGSGNFLLTRRIPKKYDTASILDHFTENEDFVFFEDEADLLDKTRYFLEHESLRQEIATKGYHKACQTFGYNSLARNILDVINQELTRASP; encoded by the coding sequence ATGCCCGCTGAACACATTCTTTCTCCAAACGACCCCCGTTACCGTTTGCTTGAAAAAGAGTTGTTCCACACTCTGGGAACAAACCTCGACTGTCTGGATAAAAACAACCCGGACCTGGCGAAGAAACTGCGCGCCAAAAAGAAAACGACCCGTCTGGACCTTCGCGTCGTCATGGTCGATGGAAAAATGACCAGCCTGATATTGAATCTGGGAAACTATCAATCCTTCGAAATGATGAACCCAAACATGAGGGAGGGCATCGAGGAACGGGTTTCCCAAATGGACATCAAACAAACCGTACCTCTCATCTTCGGCGTCGAATCGGGTTACGAATTTCTGGTCCTGAACGATTTCACCCGGTTGACCGACAGCATTTCACGGGATTTGAAGATCGAACGGCCCGTCTACGTCGTCGAGCCGGTCATCGAACGCCTTCTCGTCATCCTGTGCATGTTCGACCTGTGTTCCATCTTTCAGGAAGGGCGTTTTTTCTTCTTCGTGGGAACAAACGCCTTGAAAGAGTTCGCCGAATATCTGATTCATCCGGACGTCATGCTGCCAAACACATTCATCTGCGCCAAAAACGATGAAAATCTGGCCAGGATGATCAACGATCTTATCAGGAAATGCCTTGAATTCCGCAAGGAAAATATTCGCCGACATATCGAGCAGGTCCAATCATATTACCGGTCACTTCAAGACAACCATTGGTCAAGGATCTACCGACATAACCCGGACCGCCCTCTGCGCATTCTGGGACTGACCTCCCGTTTCACGACGTTTCTCCAGTATGCCACCCGAGACATGCTCGACGGATTCAAACAACTCGGACATGAGACGAAAATTGTCATCGAAAGCCACGGTACCCATCGCATCAACACCCTTTCCACATTCAAGGCATTCTCCGAATTCAAGCCCGACATGATTTTCATGATGGATCATTTCCGCTGGGAACACGATTTCCGCTTCATGGATCGGGTTCCCGTGGTCACCTGGATCCAGGATGCCCTGGAAAACATCGTGACCGACCGCACCGATATCACATTGACCGACAGGGATTTTGTGTTTTGTTTCTCCGACCTGTGGCTCCGGGATGGAACCTTCGACCGTCCCATCTACCGGGGGAAAAAAATCCACTTTCTTCCGGTCGGCATCAATACGAACGTTTTTCATCCGGAACCGGAGATCAGCAAGGATATCGATGTTCTTTTCGTAACGCATCTGGTCAATCCCATCCGAACCCTTCTCCCCTTCCGCAATCCCTCCTGGGACCCGGGCCTGATCGGAAAGGAACCAAAAATCGGCGACCTTGAACTTGATGCAACGACCTTGAAAAATATTTATTTCAGTCTTATCGCCGCCCTTGATTCTTTTTCCTACCAGCAATTATGCCACCACGTCGTCCGTCCGGAATTGCTCCAGGAACTCGGGCGCAACATTTTTCAGGCGAATGGAATTGCCCCCCATCTTGTTCCCCCTTCCTTTCTGTCCGGCATCGAATCCCCCATTTGCATGGAGGTGCTCTCCCTGATCAAGGCCATCCCGATGATTCACCTTCAAGAACACGGAATCGACGTTCATATCTACGGAAAAAACTGGGAGCGGTTTTCGCAACTCGGTCCCAGACTCAAGGGACCCGCCAACAATGGTCAGGAACTGAATCGGCTGATGAACCGATCCCGCATCTGCATCAACAACAGCGCCGGGACCTCGCTCCACATGCGGGCCCTGGAAATTCTCGGTTCCGGAAATTTTCTTCTCACCCGGAGAATTCCCAAGAAATACGATACCGCAAGCATTCTCGACCACTTCACGGAAAATGAAGACTTCGTGTTCTTCGAAGATGAGGCCGACCTCCTGGATAAAACCCGCTATTTCCTCGAACACGAATCATTGCGCCAAGAGATCGCCACGAAAGGATACCACAAGGCCTGCCAAACCTTCGGCTACAACTCCCTGGCGCGAAACATTCTCGACGTCATCAACCAGGAGCTGACTCGCGCCTCTCCCTGA
- a CDS encoding glycosyltransferase family 1 protein, which yields MKKLAIFLPAPTPFYKTLLQQLTTAFTRLGLSVRGDTTLPGEEELITFCRSFQPDAIFEMNRCRWEIPALPPSVRHISWIVDTLGRPMERLGGSDLLYFFGHNWFSRHPRTGATMVDWLPPGSCQRTYHFEEWHEGVHSCSFVGHISFPWTHEELQRPLTTETNRITRFDDFLPEYESALQKTRQRGFDNDDYVRLGLKVMTQRLGIRPQLDKVLCYDIGCRVIRMRNRQRLLNLALATGAEPVFHGTGGWQAWPEYQPFFRGHLENPDDVRRLYQDSRVNLHEGVGIHFRSMDCMSSGGILMYLASEDDDQPGGINTLFSPGVHFVSATAENFSIEFAEIMHHPEKRRQMAWQAAREIRAHHTWDHRAARILADLGQL from the coding sequence ATGAAAAAACTGGCTATTTTTCTCCCCGCCCCCACGCCTTTCTATAAAACCCTGCTGCAACAACTGACAACCGCCTTCACCCGCCTCGGGCTGTCGGTTCGCGGCGATACCACCTTGCCTGGGGAAGAGGAACTCATCACCTTTTGCCGTTCGTTCCAGCCCGACGCCATCTTCGAAATGAATCGGTGCCGCTGGGAAATTCCCGCGCTGCCACCATCGGTCCGTCACATCTCGTGGATCGTCGATACCCTGGGACGACCGATGGAACGATTGGGGGGAAGCGACCTGCTCTATTTTTTCGGCCACAACTGGTTTTCCCGTCATCCACGAACCGGAGCGACCATGGTCGATTGGCTTCCTCCGGGAAGTTGCCAACGGACCTACCATTTCGAGGAATGGCATGAGGGCGTCCACTCCTGCTCCTTTGTCGGACACATTTCCTTTCCCTGGACCCACGAAGAGTTGCAACGTCCCCTGACAACCGAAACCAATCGGATCACCCGCTTTGATGATTTTCTGCCCGAGTACGAGTCTGCTTTGCAAAAAACCAGGCAACGTGGATTCGACAACGATGATTATGTCCGCCTGGGCCTGAAGGTGATGACACAACGTTTGGGAATTCGCCCGCAACTCGACAAGGTACTGTGCTATGACATCGGCTGTCGGGTCATTCGGATGCGCAACCGCCAGCGTCTCCTGAATCTTGCCCTCGCCACAGGCGCCGAACCCGTCTTCCACGGCACCGGAGGGTGGCAAGCATGGCCAGAATATCAACCCTTCTTCCGGGGACATCTGGAAAACCCGGACGATGTCCGCCGTCTCTATCAGGATTCACGGGTCAATCTTCACGAGGGGGTCGGCATTCACTTTAGGTCCATGGATTGCATGTCCTCGGGTGGAATCCTGATGTATCTCGCATCGGAAGATGACGACCAGCCGGGTGGGATCAATACACTTTTTTCCCCTGGAGTCCATTTTGTTTCGGCCACCGCCGAAAATTTTTCCATAGAGTTCGCGGAAATCATGCATCACCCTGAAAAACGAAGACAAATGGCCTGGCAGGCGGCGCGGGAAATCCGTGCCCATCATACCTGGGACCATCGCGCCGCCAGAATCCTGGCCGATCTTGGACAATTGTGA
- a CDS encoding class I SAM-dependent methyltransferase — protein MNDFYATTVHNRINAENDATRERYRRRIDRELAWMGWQPERLIGKRILDVGTGWQALRFIELGAGEVVHRDLSPAQVDWLSRETVRLGIGNLHSRPADLCGDWGVEGRFDLIFLLGVYHHLANPAAMLDEAMNRLEPNGALFLRLYRSGTWSRWLMAHLRRVATSLTPALMEKAYSIQFPLENDHGFLGNMLDDLFTPVWGAFHPDAFERSAPLLGGTIRTEEDRFAWDFSDRDENFRVLFTRSPDGPDVSTNTRAIPLPCVLPVDQFTLPLDTPQARRVARKLEEAVAFLLDLHDDLERACRLLTLCRLIRRFDAFSYYAPPGDGPMNIAASPNPEIATPTNGNSESPDLGSCRLQSLETILQRWGSGVSR, from the coding sequence ATGAATGATTTCTACGCCACCACCGTTCACAATCGAATCAATGCCGAAAACGATGCGACCCGTGAACGCTACCGTCGAAGGATCGACCGGGAACTGGCCTGGATGGGGTGGCAACCGGAACGGCTCATCGGCAAGAGAATCCTCGATGTCGGCACCGGTTGGCAGGCCCTCCGATTCATCGAACTGGGGGCAGGAGAGGTCGTGCATCGCGATCTCAGCCCTGCCCAGGTGGATTGGCTGTCACGGGAAACGGTACGTCTGGGAATCGGCAATCTGCATTCCCGTCCGGCGGATCTTTGCGGCGACTGGGGCGTGGAAGGACGGTTCGACCTGATTTTTCTCCTCGGCGTCTATCATCACCTGGCCAACCCCGCGGCCATGCTCGACGAGGCAATGAACCGTCTCGAACCCAATGGAGCGCTGTTTTTGCGCCTCTACCGTTCCGGGACATGGAGCCGCTGGCTGATGGCCCATCTGCGCCGCGTCGCCACCTCGCTGACACCCGCTCTGATGGAAAAGGCCTATTCCATCCAGTTTCCCCTGGAAAACGATCACGGCTTTCTCGGCAACATGCTGGATGACCTGTTCACTCCAGTCTGGGGCGCATTTCATCCCGATGCCTTCGAGCGAAGCGCCCCCCTTCTTGGAGGAACCATCCGTACCGAGGAGGACCGCTTCGCCTGGGATTTTTCCGACAGGGACGAAAATTTTCGCGTTCTTTTCACCCGGTCACCGGATGGCCCGGACGTTTCCACCAATACCCGCGCCATCCCGCTCCCTTGCGTCCTTCCCGTCGATCAATTCACGCTTCCCCTCGACACACCCCAAGCCCGTCGCGTGGCCCGCAAACTTGAAGAAGCGGTCGCATTCCTCCTGGATCTGCACGATGATTTGGAGCGGGCCTGCCGTCTGCTGACCCTGTGCCGCCTGATCCGGCGGTTCGATGCCTTTTCCTATTACGCACCCCCCGGCGACGGACCAATGAACATCGCCGCAAGCCCGAATCCTGAAATCGCAACACCAACAAATGGAAATTCCGAAAGTCCGGATCTTGGATCTTGTCGTCTACAATCCCTTGAAACCATTCTGCAACGTTGGGGAAGTGGTGTATCACGATGA
- a CDS encoding carbamoyl transferase: MNVLGITSSAESGAALFVDDLPVAAVNEERLSRKKLDGGYPHKAIDWCLRTAGLSPEKIDRICYGFSQGFVPGETLSGLVARAVEGYGDDPLAMQIITERLVIEDRVDTEARAEFFSQTRKKFPHAIPIHHCSHHETHRAAAFFPSPFDDALVITADGRGDFLSLTLARMTRNPNRSQLLYRAYSWESLGYLYGRVTGLCRFTPNRHEGKVMGLSAVGNPEPARPLMRRMIDLDSQGRIKSHPGPFYRPFFTNFSDTLIEEASRFSREDLSAAVQVHLESIILGLLSRHIAETGIGHVCMAGGVFSNVKLNQKIRQLPGCHEVFIYPNMTDGGICAGAVYDWMFKNDRPPHATFPSLYLGPRIDPDRLFTLLRQQQFHPVRPAHLIADLCSLLDAEKVVGLAQGGGEFGPRALGNRSMICSPRHPDKCTEINERLSRSEFMPFAPSIAEELAPKCLVGYTPDCLSARHMTLSFLATPEMAMKAPAVVHVDQSVRPQVVRQTDNPFFHELLLAWHRKSDIPALLNTSFNRHEEAILSSEEDVVEAVREGIMDALVFPPYLLVLKGAPEELAVHRDHPEREGP, encoded by the coding sequence ATGAACGTTCTCGGAATTACCTCAAGCGCGGAAAGCGGCGCTGCCCTTTTTGTCGATGATCTTCCCGTGGCTGCGGTCAACGAGGAACGCCTGTCACGAAAAAAACTTGATGGTGGCTATCCTCATAAAGCCATCGACTGGTGTCTGCGGACGGCAGGGCTGTCTCCGGAAAAGATCGATCGCATCTGCTATGGGTTCAGTCAGGGCTTCGTTCCAGGAGAAACCCTGAGCGGACTTGTGGCGCGCGCCGTCGAGGGATATGGCGATGATCCCCTGGCCATGCAAATCATCACCGAACGTCTGGTCATCGAAGACCGGGTCGATACCGAAGCGCGCGCGGAATTTTTTTCCCAGACACGAAAGAAATTCCCTCATGCCATCCCCATTCACCATTGCAGCCATCATGAAACCCATCGGGCCGCCGCGTTTTTTCCGTCTCCCTTCGACGACGCCCTGGTCATCACCGCCGACGGGCGGGGAGATTTCCTGTCGCTGACCCTCGCCAGGATGACACGCAACCCCAATCGCTCCCAACTCCTCTACCGCGCCTACAGCTGGGAAAGCCTGGGTTATCTCTATGGACGGGTCACCGGTCTGTGCCGGTTTACCCCCAACCGTCACGAAGGCAAGGTCATGGGCCTTTCGGCGGTCGGCAATCCCGAACCGGCCCGCCCCCTGATGCGCCGCATGATCGATCTCGATTCCCAGGGGCGGATCAAAAGCCATCCCGGCCCGTTCTACCGTCCCTTCTTCACCAATTTTTCCGATACCCTGATCGAAGAGGCGTCCCGTTTTTCCAGGGAAGATCTTTCCGCTGCGGTGCAAGTCCACCTGGAATCGATCATCCTCGGGTTGTTGTCGCGTCATATCGCGGAAACGGGGATCGGGCACGTATGTATGGCGGGGGGTGTTTTTTCCAACGTCAAGCTCAACCAGAAGATTCGCCAACTCCCCGGATGTCATGAAGTTTTCATCTATCCCAACATGACCGACGGGGGAATCTGCGCCGGGGCGGTCTACGATTGGATGTTCAAAAATGATCGTCCCCCCCATGCCACCTTTCCCAGTCTTTATCTGGGCCCCCGAATCGATCCGGACCGTCTTTTCACCCTCCTCCGACAGCAACAGTTTCATCCGGTACGCCCCGCCCATTTGATCGCGGATCTCTGTAGCCTGCTCGATGCGGAAAAGGTGGTTGGACTTGCTCAGGGAGGCGGTGAGTTCGGACCCCGAGCCTTGGGCAATCGCAGCATGATCTGTTCCCCGCGCCATCCCGACAAATGCACGGAAATCAATGAACGATTGAGCCGCAGTGAATTCATGCCCTTTGCCCCCTCGATCGCCGAGGAACTCGCCCCGAAGTGTCTCGTCGGCTACACCCCCGATTGCCTTTCGGCGCGGCACATGACCTTGAGTTTCCTCGCGACCCCGGAAATGGCCATGAAGGCCCCGGCGGTCGTCCATGTGGATCAAAGCGTCCGACCCCAGGTGGTGCGACAAACGGACAACCCCTTCTTCCACGAACTTCTGCTGGCGTGGCATCGCAAAAGCGACATTCCGGCACTCCTCAACACATCGTTCAACCGCCATGAAGAGGCCATTCTCAGTTCTGAAGAAGACGTTGTCGAGGCGGTCCGGGAAGGAATCATGGATGCCCTGGTGTTTCCTCCCTATCTGCTGGTTCTCAAGGGAGCCCCGGAAGAACTGGCCGTGCATCGCGATCATCCGGAAAGGGAAGGTCCATGA
- a CDS encoding radical SAM protein: protein MKRSDGSLQVPLEAPRELHHLVTDAPASPCLHPWCDVWINAAGWVSCCPQNRMRWGNIRQTPLETLWNSDPARRVRQLIGSGNYQEAGCDRECPFLRGSFQGPVQTPPVAELINPPLIDPEDNSPCSRNFKEVETAYRQRQESLDCRPLFIDLQTTVRCNSDCFMCQQPHHDDMHLPVELMESLFPYRATALFFRWQGGESFIRKEFIGFLERFDDPTHPHCRRSVISNGSFLGDKLLERLVHVERPPFFLISMDAVSEERYRQIRRTTNHARVMTALETLAHLQRTLGRKDLVTWNYVVMKSNFEEMDQAIDLAQHWGINLNFAPLQGPYHNENIFLFHNLIKHDILWKIIESLERNALSASVAVSGFVGMRHRLLHRDASIIENKHQSPIPT from the coding sequence ATGAAACGGTCGGATGGTTCATTACAAGTGCCATTGGAAGCCCCCAGGGAATTGCACCACCTGGTCACCGATGCCCCCGCTTCCCCCTGCCTGCATCCCTGGTGCGATGTCTGGATCAATGCGGCAGGATGGGTCTCCTGTTGTCCCCAGAACCGAATGCGCTGGGGAAACATACGCCAGACCCCCTTGGAGACGCTGTGGAATTCGGACCCCGCCCGCAGGGTGCGCCAGCTCATCGGATCGGGAAACTATCAGGAAGCGGGGTGCGACCGTGAATGCCCGTTTCTGCGCGGATCCTTCCAGGGGCCGGTGCAAACGCCACCGGTGGCGGAGTTGATCAATCCCCCGCTCATCGATCCCGAAGACAATTCCCCCTGTTCACGAAACTTCAAGGAGGTCGAAACCGCCTATCGGCAACGACAGGAATCCCTGGACTGCCGACCACTCTTCATCGACCTGCAGACCACCGTCCGCTGCAACTCCGACTGCTTCATGTGTCAACAACCCCACCACGACGACATGCACCTTCCGGTGGAACTCATGGAATCGCTCTTTCCCTACCGGGCTACCGCCCTTTTCTTTCGCTGGCAGGGAGGCGAATCCTTCATTCGCAAGGAATTCATCGGCTTCCTGGAACGCTTCGACGACCCAACCCATCCCCATTGCCGCCGCTCGGTCATCAGCAATGGCTCTTTCCTTGGCGACAAACTTCTCGAACGCCTCGTCCATGTGGAACGTCCTCCCTTCTTCCTGATCTCCATGGATGCGGTCAGCGAGGAACGGTATCGCCAGATCCGCCGAACCACCAACCATGCCCGGGTCATGACCGCCCTCGAAACCCTCGCCCACCTGCAACGGACCCTCGGACGCAAGGATCTGGTGACCTGGAACTATGTGGTCATGAAATCCAACTTCGAGGAGATGGATCAGGCCATCGATCTGGCGCAACACTGGGGCATCAATCTGAATTTTGCCCCGCTCCAGGGACCTTACCATAACGAAAATATTTTTTTATTTCATAATCTTATAAAACATGACATCCTTTGGAAGATCATTGAATCCCTGGAACGAAACGCATTATCCGCCTCGGTTGCCGTCAGTGGATTCGTCGGCATGCGGCATCGTTTATTGCATCGGGACGCAAGCATCATCGAAAACAAACATCAATCACCGATCCCTACGTGA
- a CDS encoding DegT/DnrJ/EryC1/StrS family aminotransferase: MTATPKPSPPLPQWKVPFIDLRATWAREREDLLGIMDEVAGDARFILRQEVEELEQRSASFLDVPHAVGVGNGTDAITLGLRIAGIGAGDEVITVAHTFVATVASIVHCGATPVLVDIGEDFLMNPDLLERAITRRTRAIIPVHMNGRCCDMPRILDVAQRHGLLVIEDAAQAFGATLNGIHAGAFGIAAAFSFHPMKVLSCCGDGGLLTVRDAAMAEHARRLRHHGQRNKTEIVHFGFNSRLDNLQAAILLYRLRKLETTLAQRRSIAQKYHTGLANHDKIKLPPHFGLPGDSHQDIVSGFVLRLSKRDDLKRHLAERGIETFAHWSPPMHHWEGLHLKASLPVTERISSEVLSLPVFPEMTDDQVDWVIGSILSF, translated from the coding sequence ATGACCGCCACACCCAAGCCATCCCCGCCACTGCCCCAATGGAAGGTTCCTTTCATCGATCTCCGGGCGACCTGGGCCCGGGAACGGGAAGACCTGCTGGGCATCATGGACGAAGTGGCCGGAGATGCCCGTTTCATCTTGAGGCAGGAGGTCGAGGAACTGGAACAACGAAGCGCTTCTTTCCTCGATGTTCCCCATGCCGTCGGCGTCGGCAACGGCACCGACGCCATCACCCTGGGATTAAGGATTGCGGGGATCGGGGCAGGAGACGAGGTCATCACCGTCGCCCATACCTTTGTCGCGACGGTCGCCAGTATCGTTCATTGTGGCGCCACCCCGGTCCTGGTGGACATCGGGGAAGATTTTCTCATGAATCCCGACCTTCTCGAACGGGCGATCACCCGTCGGACGCGGGCAATCATTCCCGTCCACATGAATGGCCGCTGCTGCGACATGCCACGAATCCTCGATGTCGCCCAGCGCCATGGACTCCTGGTCATCGAGGATGCGGCCCAGGCCTTTGGCGCCACCTTGAACGGAATACATGCCGGGGCCTTCGGAATCGCCGCCGCCTTCAGCTTTCATCCCATGAAAGTCCTTTCCTGCTGCGGCGATGGCGGTCTTCTCACGGTCCGGGATGCCGCCATGGCGGAACACGCCCGACGTCTGCGCCATCACGGACAACGCAACAAGACCGAAATCGTCCATTTCGGCTTCAACAGCCGTCTCGACAATCTTCAGGCCGCCATTCTGCTGTACCGCCTGCGGAAACTGGAAACGACCCTCGCCCAGCGACGGTCGATCGCGCAAAAATACCATACGGGCCTTGCCAACCACGACAAGATCAAACTGCCACCCCATTTCGGTCTTCCCGGCGATTCCCATCAGGACATCGTCAGCGGTTTCGTCCTGCGCTTGAGCAAACGGGACGACCTCAAGCGTCACCTGGCGGAACGGGGAATCGAAACCTTCGCCCACTGGTCACCGCCCATGCACCACTGGGAAGGACTCCATCTGAAAGCCTCCCTGCCGGTCACCGAACGCATCAGTTCCGAAGTGCTTTCGCTGCCGGTCTTTCCCGAAATGACCGATGACCAGGTCGATTGGGTCATTGGATCGATTCTCTCCTTTTGA